Proteins encoded in a region of the Flammeovirga yaeyamensis genome:
- the dtd gene encoding D-aminoacyl-tRNA deacylase, translating into MIAVIQRVTQAKVEIEGEVKGQIDGGFLILLGVTHDDNSSDIEWLSKKITGLRVFSDEEGKMNRSLQDVEGNILLISQFTLHASTKKGNRPSYINAAPPKVAIPLYEEMITALESNLGKKIETGEFGADMQVSLLNDGPVTIIIDSKDRK; encoded by the coding sequence ATGATTGCAGTTATCCAAAGAGTAACTCAAGCGAAAGTTGAGATTGAAGGAGAGGTAAAAGGACAAATTGATGGAGGGTTTCTCATTTTGTTAGGAGTAACTCATGACGATAATTCGTCTGATATTGAGTGGTTATCAAAAAAAATTACCGGCTTGAGAGTATTTTCTGATGAAGAAGGTAAAATGAATCGTTCCCTTCAAGATGTAGAAGGAAATATCTTATTGATTTCTCAATTCACTTTGCATGCAAGTACCAAAAAAGGAAATCGACCTTCTTATATAAATGCCGCACCACCTAAAGTGGCAATTCCATTATATGAGGAAATGATTACGGCTTTGGAATCAAATTTGGGTAAGAAAATAGAGACAGGAGAATTTGGAGCTGATATGCAAGTTTCTTTATTAAACGATGGTCCTGTGACAATAATTATAGATTCTAAAGACAGAAAATAA
- a CDS encoding alpha/beta hydrolase, with amino-acid sequence MKKLFLILLAPIVLFSCSSTENKTETKSENKKENKLSIGEASQLQIPKVVGGEIERIESFKSKYIDDRLVDVYLPEGYSSDKKYSVLYMHDGLMLFDSTITWNKQEWQVDEHITKLLEENKIEDVIVVAVPNNGKYRSSEYLPQKSIETLDKALHDKVVNVRMAGKAISDNYLKFLTEELKPYIDNKYPTLSDRDHTFVMGSSMGGLISLYAICEYPDVFGGAGCLSTHWPMIFPDKFTEEELKLVTDGIINYADKNLPDPKTHKIYFDYGTETLDAMYEPYQLRINEVMKKHKFDNSNWITKKFPGQNHSERAWDSRLDIPLVFLMGK; translated from the coding sequence ATGAAAAAACTATTTTTAATTCTATTAGCCCCGATTGTCCTTTTCTCATGTTCCTCAACAGAGAATAAAACCGAGACTAAAAGTGAAAACAAAAAGGAAAATAAATTAAGTATTGGCGAAGCCTCACAGCTTCAAATACCAAAGGTTGTTGGAGGTGAAATTGAACGAATAGAGTCCTTTAAATCTAAATATATTGACGACCGATTAGTGGACGTATATCTTCCTGAAGGCTATTCTTCAGATAAGAAATACTCTGTATTGTATATGCATGATGGTTTAATGCTATTTGATTCAACGATCACTTGGAATAAGCAAGAATGGCAAGTAGATGAGCACATCACAAAACTACTTGAAGAGAATAAAATTGAAGATGTAATTGTAGTAGCAGTTCCTAACAATGGGAAATATCGCTCATCAGAATATTTACCTCAGAAGTCAATTGAAACTTTAGATAAAGCATTACATGATAAGGTCGTGAATGTAAGAATGGCAGGTAAAGCAATATCAGATAATTATTTAAAATTTCTAACTGAAGAGTTAAAGCCTTATATCGATAATAAATATCCAACACTTTCAGATCGTGATCATACTTTTGTAATGGGATCAAGTATGGGAGGGTTAATTTCTCTTTATGCTATTTGCGAATACCCTGATGTATTCGGTGGTGCGGGATGTTTGTCGACACACTGGCCAATGATTTTCCCAGATAAATTTACTGAAGAAGAATTGAAATTGGTGACTGATGGTATCATCAATTATGCTGATAAGAATTTACCAGATCCTAAAACTCATAAAATCTACTTTGATTATGGGACAGAAACATTGGATGCAATGTACGAGCCTTATCAGTTAAGAATTAATGAGGTGATGAAAAAACACAAGTTTGATAATTCGAATTGGATAACGAAAAAATTCCCTGGTCAAAATCACTCTGAAAGAGCTTGGGATAGCCGTTTAGATATTCCTTTAGTTTTCTTGATGGGGAAATAA
- the rnr gene encoding ribonuclease R: MTKGKKKNKKENSRGKRKPQKRSSLNKYTIENIINLLNSSPESSFSLRQINKEVRIKSQTDKDKLKYILAQMAEEGKLQIKGKKYQSITLENEISESRTATVDFVNPKFAFLIVDTNEDEEPQEDIRVIITNMNRALHGDKVEFTTFYNRNRNRTEAKITKILKREKDEYVGQLQVSDRFAFVAASDRKMFFDFFIPRDQIGEANHGDKVIVKMTQWKPNDKSPTGKIIKILGKAGENNTEIHSIMFEFGLPFEFPKEVEAEANMIPDEIPEEEIKNRKDFRNRTTFTIDPLTAKDFDDALSIRKMKNGHYEIGVHIADVTHYVRPGSQLEEEALKRATSVYLVDRTVPMLPEKLSNGLCSLNPNVDRLAFGAIFEMDEDGKIHKQQFGRTVIHSDRRFTYEEAQERIESGKGDYQEEINILNDIALKLRNQRFKNGAISFESVELKFDLDEEGKPIGLTPKIRKDAHKMIEEFMLLANKRVAESIFRKKQDGKPCTMVYRVHGDPDPDKLAQFATFAKRFGYDLNLSMKKLPQTLNKLTDEVEGKPEQNIIEQQAIRTMAKAVYTTTAEGHYGLGFAHYTHFTSPIRRYPDMMVHRLLQHYLDKGKSADENEYEDKCKHSSAREKVAADAERASIKYKQVEFMSEFLGEEMEGTISGLTDWGMFVELNDTRCEGLIRYSSMTGDQYIFDSDAMIVQGVRYKEKFQLGDPIKVIVKETNIEKRSIDFELV, translated from the coding sequence ATGACAAAAGGCAAAAAAAAGAATAAAAAAGAAAATTCTAGAGGAAAGCGAAAACCTCAAAAGCGAAGTAGCTTGAATAAATACACCATTGAGAACATTATCAATTTATTGAACTCTTCCCCTGAAAGTAGTTTCAGCTTAAGACAAATCAATAAAGAGGTTAGAATCAAAAGCCAAACAGATAAGGATAAGCTAAAATATATTCTTGCTCAAATGGCTGAAGAAGGAAAACTTCAAATTAAAGGTAAGAAATATCAGTCCATTACTTTAGAAAATGAAATTTCTGAGTCGAGAACTGCTACCGTTGATTTCGTCAATCCTAAGTTTGCCTTTTTAATTGTAGATACTAACGAAGATGAGGAGCCTCAAGAAGATATTCGTGTGATCATTACAAATATGAATCGTGCTCTTCATGGGGACAAAGTAGAGTTTACCACCTTCTATAATCGTAATAGAAATAGGACTGAAGCTAAAATCACTAAGATTTTAAAGAGAGAAAAAGACGAATATGTTGGACAACTTCAAGTGTCTGACCGTTTCGCTTTTGTTGCTGCTTCAGATAGAAAAATGTTCTTCGATTTCTTCATTCCTAGAGATCAGATAGGAGAGGCGAATCATGGGGACAAGGTGATCGTAAAGATGACTCAATGGAAACCTAATGATAAGTCGCCAACAGGTAAAATCATTAAAATTTTAGGTAAAGCAGGAGAGAACAATACTGAAATTCATTCTATTATGTTTGAATTCGGATTGCCTTTTGAATTCCCTAAAGAAGTCGAGGCGGAAGCCAATATGATTCCTGATGAAATTCCTGAAGAAGAAATCAAGAATCGTAAAGACTTTAGAAATAGAACCACATTTACCATCGATCCACTAACGGCCAAAGATTTTGATGATGCTTTGTCTATCAGAAAAATGAAAAATGGTCATTATGAAATCGGGGTACATATTGCAGATGTAACACATTATGTCCGTCCTGGATCTCAATTAGAAGAAGAAGCTTTAAAAAGAGCAACTTCAGTCTATTTAGTGGATAGAACGGTTCCTATGCTTCCTGAAAAGTTAAGTAATGGCTTGTGTTCATTGAATCCTAATGTGGACCGTTTGGCCTTCGGTGCTATATTCGAAATGGATGAGGATGGTAAAATACACAAACAACAGTTTGGACGTACAGTTATCCACTCTGATCGTCGTTTCACTTACGAAGAAGCACAAGAAAGAATTGAATCGGGCAAGGGTGATTATCAAGAAGAAATTAATATTCTGAATGATATCGCATTGAAATTAAGAAATCAACGTTTCAAAAATGGTGCAATCTCTTTTGAATCAGTTGAACTTAAATTTGACCTTGATGAAGAAGGAAAACCAATCGGTTTAACTCCTAAGATCAGAAAAGATGCACATAAAATGATCGAGGAGTTTATGCTTTTAGCCAACAAACGTGTGGCAGAAAGCATTTTCAGAAAGAAACAAGATGGTAAACCTTGTACTATGGTGTATCGTGTACATGGTGATCCAGATCCAGATAAATTGGCTCAGTTTGCCACTTTTGCTAAACGTTTTGGTTACGACTTAAATCTTAGCATGAAAAAACTGCCTCAAACATTGAACAAGTTAACGGATGAGGTAGAAGGTAAACCTGAACAAAATATTATAGAGCAACAAGCTATCCGTACTATGGCCAAAGCAGTGTATACCACTACTGCAGAAGGTCACTATGGTCTTGGTTTTGCTCATTATACTCACTTCACATCACCTATTCGTCGTTACCCTGATATGATGGTGCACCGCTTATTGCAACACTATTTAGATAAAGGTAAATCAGCTGATGAAAATGAGTATGAAGACAAGTGTAAGCACTCATCAGCCAGAGAAAAAGTAGCTGCTGATGCTGAAAGAGCCTCGATTAAATATAAACAAGTAGAGTTTATGTCAGAGTTCTTGGGCGAAGAAATGGAAGGCACAATTTCTGGCTTGACTGATTGGGGTATGTTTGTCGAATTGAATGACACAAGATGTGAAGGTCTGATTAGATACAGTTCTATGACTGGAGATCAGTATATCTTTGATAGTGATGCTATGATTGTTCAGGGCGTCCGCTACAAAGAGAAATTCCAATTGGGTGATCCTATCAAAGTGATTGTGAAAGAGACCAATATCGAGAAGAGGTCAATTGATTTTGAATTAGTTTAA
- a CDS encoding PorP/SprF family type IX secretion system membrane protein, with amino-acid sequence MHLNKLLIRTLILGLTILSLQVMGQQDPQFTQYMFSKPFHNPAAVGMTSTDAEALLIHRTQWLGYEGTFDDNGTLNTQLFSLSAPIASKRLGVGFHVIHDDVGLMSNLEAQFSVSYYVPVKKGTLSFGLRGGVYDRSINTSRLRFVNENDPFFTSGLPLNSIVPDISAGIYFQHEKLYAGVAAKHLLPSEFIGGKDSPFSSLKMAFNGMFGMSFDVTNNIVLQPSVLVKSDLSNFTFDANLIANLQEWIYVGAGVREIESLNVLAGVYVLKNRKLHIGYAFDYTLRDQVAKAPTSHEILLSFGFNSFGSKTPSAIRTPRYRHD; translated from the coding sequence ATGCATCTTAATAAGTTACTAATAAGAACTTTAATCCTAGGACTTACTATTTTATCTCTTCAGGTAATGGGTCAGCAAGATCCGCAGTTCACTCAATACATGTTTTCAAAGCCGTTTCATAATCCAGCTGCTGTAGGGATGACCTCAACAGATGCAGAAGCTTTGTTAATTCATAGAACTCAATGGTTGGGTTACGAAGGAACATTTGATGATAATGGAACTTTAAACACGCAATTATTCTCTTTAAGTGCTCCAATTGCATCAAAAAGATTGGGAGTAGGTTTTCATGTTATACATGATGACGTGGGGTTGATGAGTAATCTGGAAGCTCAGTTTTCTGTATCTTATTATGTGCCAGTTAAGAAAGGGACATTATCATTTGGTTTAAGAGGAGGTGTATATGATCGTTCTATTAATACCAGTCGTTTGAGGTTCGTGAATGAGAATGATCCATTTTTTACTTCTGGTTTACCTTTAAACTCTATTGTACCTGATATTTCAGCGGGTATTTACTTTCAACATGAAAAGCTTTACGCAGGTGTAGCAGCCAAACATTTGCTTCCATCCGAATTTATCGGAGGAAAGGATAGTCCATTTTCTTCTTTAAAGATGGCATTTAATGGAATGTTTGGAATGTCATTCGACGTAACCAATAATATTGTACTTCAACCTTCTGTATTGGTGAAGTCTGATTTGAGTAATTTCACCTTCGATGCTAACCTTATTGCCAATTTACAAGAATGGATCTATGTAGGTGCTGGAGTGAGAGAAATAGAGTCTTTAAATGTGTTAGCAGGTGTATATGTTCTTAAAAATAGAAAGTTACATATAGGGTACGCCTTTGATTATACCTTAAGGGATCAAGTAGCAAAAGCGCCTACATCTCATGAAATACTATTATCCTTCGGATTTAATTCGTTTGGC
- a CDS encoding uroporphyrinogen-III synthase: MANDIAGKVVKKAVKSILVSQPEPSNQNSPYHKLGEKYGIKIDFRPFIEVKGVTAKEFRTQKINILDHTAVIFTSRNAIDHFFRLCKELKVEVPTDMKYFCISEQTANYLQKYIVVRKRKLFTGYKTARDMFDLFKKHKSEKYLFPCSDIRKEDIPNFMTEAGIEMNEAIIYRTVAADLSDLSEIYYDMIAFFSPSGIKSLFTNFPDFEQKETRIAAFGPTTAAAVRDAGLHLDVEAPLPNAPSMTGAIELYIKEANDL; encoded by the coding sequence ATGGCAAACGACATAGCAGGTAAAGTGGTGAAGAAAGCCGTAAAATCAATTTTGGTGTCTCAGCCGGAGCCATCCAATCAAAATTCGCCTTATCATAAATTAGGTGAAAAGTATGGTATCAAAATAGACTTTCGCCCATTTATTGAAGTTAAAGGTGTAACAGCAAAAGAGTTTAGAACTCAGAAGATCAATATTTTAGATCATACAGCTGTCATTTTCACTTCGAGAAATGCCATTGATCATTTTTTCAGATTGTGTAAGGAACTAAAAGTAGAAGTTCCTACAGATATGAAATACTTCTGTATCTCAGAACAAACTGCTAACTATCTTCAAAAATATATTGTAGTTAGAAAGCGTAAGTTGTTTACAGGTTACAAAACAGCAAGAGATATGTTTGATTTATTCAAAAAGCATAAATCAGAAAAATATTTATTCCCTTGTTCAGATATTCGTAAAGAGGACATTCCTAATTTCATGACAGAAGCAGGAATTGAGATGAATGAAGCAATTATTTACAGAACAGTTGCTGCAGATTTATCTGACCTAAGCGAGATCTACTACGATATGATTGCATTTTTCAGTCCATCAGGTATCAAGTCTTTGTTCACAAACTTCCCAGATTTTGAACAAAAAGAGACTAGAATTGCTGCTTTTGGACCTACAACAGCAGCAGCTGTAAGAGATGCAGGATTACATTTAGATGTAGAGGCACCTCTACCGAATGCACCATCTATGACAGGTGCCATTGAGTTGTACATTAAAGAAGCGAACGATTTATAA
- a CDS encoding DUF4271 domain-containing protein encodes MKKDDLYGLGIEFVVPKGAGVFINNQLQEVADSEHQTIFFSNNLLIDNLVNEDELLLVVNTVNGIIPEAYLSNYQYSYRTLTADKIKAQEDGVIIPRFDSKYRNMLLMWAIIVFVSVSVCSQIGGLKTGYESILKAFDGVTLGRSDSNKLNTLQLLMFLVCFILVGSLAMMLFGSGDIWLSEINSSETNKTYSDFFGNISYIIISIFLFVAFRLMVIYVLGNIFGNKNVSSIHSIEFYKLTWVFVLFFLFLCVLWTLNPFNISWDFMRNFIGIAFFLKSFLVYIAVYKQVNLRFNYLFSYFCATEFLPSLLAVKVFIG; translated from the coding sequence ATGAAAAAAGACGATTTGTATGGATTGGGTATCGAGTTTGTTGTACCCAAAGGTGCAGGAGTATTCATAAATAATCAGTTACAAGAAGTAGCCGACTCTGAACATCAAACCATCTTTTTCTCGAACAATTTATTAATTGATAATTTAGTCAATGAAGACGAGTTGTTGTTGGTAGTGAATACGGTGAATGGAATTATACCAGAAGCTTATTTGTCTAATTATCAATATTCCTATCGAACTTTGACTGCAGATAAAATCAAAGCTCAAGAAGATGGAGTGATTATACCTCGATTTGATTCGAAGTACAGAAATATGTTGCTCATGTGGGCGATAATAGTTTTTGTATCAGTGAGTGTATGCTCTCAAATTGGAGGTTTGAAAACGGGATATGAAAGTATTTTAAAAGCATTTGATGGAGTAACCCTAGGTCGCTCGGATAGTAATAAATTAAACACATTACAGCTTTTGATGTTTTTAGTCTGTTTTATTCTTGTCGGCAGTTTAGCAATGATGTTGTTTGGTTCGGGAGATATTTGGTTGTCGGAAATCAATTCTTCAGAAACCAATAAAACCTATTCTGATTTTTTTGGAAACATATCCTACATTATCATCTCCATTTTTTTATTTGTCGCCTTCCGATTGATGGTAATTTACGTTTTAGGAAATATTTTTGGCAATAAAAATGTTTCATCAATACACAGTATAGAATTTTATAAACTCACTTGGGTTTTTGTTCTGTTTTTCTTGTTTTTATGTGTATTATGGACGTTAAATCCCTTTAACATCAGTTGGGATTTTATGCGTAATTTTATAGGTATTGCCTTCTTTCTAAAAAGTTTTTTAGTCTATATCGCTGTATATAAACAAGTAAACCTTAGATTTAATTATTTATTTTCGTATTTTTGCGCGACAGAATTCTTACCATCGTTGCTGGCGGTAAAGGTATTCATAGGTTGA
- the cdd gene encoding cytidine deaminase, with protein sequence MAKKINLNIEIISYDQLNDLSKEDQELLVAAEKATFNAYAPYSNFNVGAALRLETGEVIIGNNQENAAYPSGMCAERTAMYYAGATHPNAVIKTIAIAARKGEEKEFIPISPCGSCRQAMLEYEVKQNENIRVIMKGNDQIFELHSVSDLLPFKFTQKDLFE encoded by the coding sequence ATGGCTAAAAAAATAAATCTAAATATTGAAATTATCTCATATGATCAATTAAATGACCTATCAAAGGAAGATCAAGAATTATTAGTTGCTGCTGAAAAAGCTACTTTTAATGCCTACGCTCCCTATTCTAATTTTAATGTAGGAGCCGCCCTGAGATTAGAAACTGGAGAAGTAATCATTGGCAATAATCAAGAAAATGCTGCTTATCCATCTGGGATGTGTGCAGAAAGAACAGCGATGTACTACGCAGGCGCTACTCATCCGAATGCTGTGATCAAAACCATTGCTATTGCCGCTAGAAAAGGTGAGGAGAAAGAATTCATACCTATTTCACCTTGTGGATCATGCAGACAAGCCATGCTTGAATATGAAGTAAAACAAAACGAAAATATTCGAGTAATCATGAAAGGGAATGATCAAATATTTGAGCTGCATTCTGTATCTGATCTTTTACCATTCAAATTCACTCAAAAGGACTTGTTTGAATAA
- a CDS encoding phosphoribosyltransferase family protein, translating into MSLTTNVILSHEQIVQKIRRIAFEVYEDNFGAKEIVFAGIKGSGFEFTELLKNQFDKIASIPSDIAMITVDKTAPLQTFIEVDKDLKAMEGKVIVLVDDVLNTGRTLAYSIKPFLGIRIEKLQVAVLVDRGYHKFPIVPNFLGYELSTTVKQNVEADFSDPHKFVVTLN; encoded by the coding sequence ATGTCGTTAACAACCAACGTCATCTTATCACACGAACAAATCGTTCAAAAAATTCGTCGAATTGCCTTCGAAGTATATGAAGATAATTTCGGTGCTAAAGAAATAGTATTTGCCGGCATCAAAGGATCTGGATTTGAATTTACTGAGTTATTAAAAAATCAGTTTGATAAAATTGCTTCTATTCCTTCTGATATTGCCATGATCACGGTAGATAAAACTGCTCCACTTCAAACTTTTATTGAAGTAGATAAAGATCTAAAGGCAATGGAAGGTAAAGTGATTGTATTGGTCGATGATGTTCTAAATACTGGACGTACTTTGGCTTATAGTATCAAACCTTTCTTAGGTATTCGAATTGAAAAATTACAAGTAGCTGTTTTAGTGGATAGGGGATATCATAAGTTCCCAATTGTTCCTAACTTCTTAGGGTATGAGTTATCAACTACAGTGAAGCAAAATGTGGAGGCTGATTTTTCTGACCCTCACAAGTTTGTAGTTACATTAAACTAG